In Salarias fasciatus chromosome 20, fSalaFa1.1, whole genome shotgun sequence, a single window of DNA contains:
- the ccdc22 gene encoding coiled-coil domain-containing protein 22 → MEEVDKILIQALKQVGTEVSEETDSVKQFTSELIVEAVVRCIRVIEPGLGGALPTSLPPGMSARFRVGMSLAQACQDLGYKGDIGYQTFLYSNEPEIRSLLMFLVEKLPRESAESSDQPTGKSVVLQRSIAAALRAQLAVPWLPPACRLPLQTQTQSLGSMHSFQVQPLSLPLGPPASEQTLLKEVEEYRRDVLRPVTAQLSSHCTTAASLLERHTAELSAAHEWDVEWKSQGLLSRLTPQEYRSRKLSRLRKRIEEQLRSATLPAADGAAAGPASSSSSADLSDLLQSFRSSSASDRLLTKGTHFTHTQKFTFAQDVMAAVSPAPSGGRSEGDAAQRRQDELDVLQQQLQELNGQAERLAADMRLMTVTGAQVKDELKQRERGNAEEEDRIHVKKKTIDLLPDADDNLLQLQAVMEASSQRLVHLAAQWEKHRTPLIEEHRRLKEIRSSQDLESSRKLSEIKSLHDKIRVSTEESRKKEETYKQLVSELDSLPQDASRSAYTQRILEIVSNIKKQKEEITKILTDTKDLQKEINSLTGKLDRTFAVTDELVFKDAKKDESVRKSYKYLAALHENCNQLIQTIEDTGTILREIRDLEEQIETENSNKTMANLERILEDYKAIRQENAALAAKVREG, encoded by the exons ATGGAGGAAGTTGATAAAATTCTCATTCAAGCCCTCAAACAAGTCGGCAC GGAGGTGAGCGAGGAGACGGACAGCGTCAAGCAGTTCACCAGCGAGCTGATCGTGGAGGCGGTGGTCCGATGCATCCGGGTGATCGAGCCCGGCCTGGGGGGGGCGCTGCCCACCTCCCTGCCTCCGGGCATGTCTGCTCGCTTCAGAGTGGGCATGAGCCTGGCCCAGGCCTGTCAG GACCTGGGCTACAAGGGAGACATCGGCTACCAGACCTTCCTGTACAGCAACGAGCCGGAGATCCGCTCCCTGCTCATGTTCCTGGTGGAGAAGCTGCCCAGAGAAAGCGCCGAGTCGTCGGACCAGCCCACAG GGAAGTCGGTGGTCCTCCAGAGGTCCATCGCTGCCGCCCTCAGAGCCCAGCTGGCCGTCCCCTGGCTCCCCCCAGCCTGCAGACTGCCGctgcagacccagactcag AGTCTGGGTTCGATGCACAGCTTCCAGGTTCAGCCTCTCAGCTTGCCGCTCGGCCCGCCGGCCTCGGAGCAGACGCTCCTGAAAG aggtgGAGGAGTACCGGAGGGACGTCCTCCGTCCCGTCACCGCCCAGCTGTCCAGCCACTGCACCACGGCGGCGTCCCTCCTGGAGCGCCACACGGCCGAGCTGAGCGCCGCCCACGAGTGGGACGTGGAGTGGAAGAGTCAGGGACTGCTGTCCCGCCTCACGCCACAG GAGTACCGCTCCCGGAAGCTGAGCCGGCTGCGTAAACGCATCGAGGAGCAGCTGCGCTCTGCCACCCTGCCGGCTGCAGACGGCGCCGCCgctggccccgcctcctcctcctcctccgctgaccTGAGTGAcctcctgcagagcttcaggagcTCCAGCGCCTCCGACCGCCTGCTGACCAAGGGCACCCACTTCACGCACACCCAGAAGTTCACCTTCGCTCAG GACGTGATGGCAGCGgtgagccccgccccctccggcgGCCGGTCGGAGGGAGACGCCGCGCAGCGCCGGCAGGACGAGCTGgacgtcctccagcagcagctgcaggagctcaaCGGCCAGGCGGAGCGGCTGGCGGCCGACATGAGGCTGATGACGGTCACCGGCGCCCAG gtgaaggacgagctgaagcagagggagcgagggaacgccgaggaggaggacaggatcCACGTCAAGAAGAAGACCATCGACCTGCTGCCAGACGCCGACGacaacctgctgcagctgcag gcggTGATGGAGGCCAGCAGCCAGCGGCTCGTCCACCTGGCGGCTCAGTGGGAGAAACACCGAACGCCGCTGATCGAAGAGCACCGGAGGCTGAAGGAGATCCGCAGCAGCCAAGAC CTGGAATCATCCAGAAAACTGTCAGAGATCAAATCTCTCCATGATAAAATCCGAGTGTCTACAGAGGAGTCcaggaagaaggaggagacGTACAAGCAGCTG GTGTCGGAGCTGGACAGTCTTCCTCAGGACGCGTCCCGCTCTGCCTACACTCAGCGGATCCTGGAGATCGTCAGCAACATCaagaagcagaaggaggaaaTCACCAAG ATCCTGACAGACACCAAGGACCTGCAGAAAGAGATCAACAGCCTGACGGGAAAGCTGGACCGGACCTTCGCCGTGACCGACGAGCTGGTGTTTAAG GACGCCAAGAAAGACGAGTCCGTCCGAAAATCCTACAAATACCTGGCTGCCTTACATGAA AACTGTAACCAGCTCATCCAAACCATTGAGGACACCGGAACCATCCTGAGAGAGATCAGAGATCTGGAagagcag ATCGAGACTGAGAACAGTAACAAGACCATGGCCAACCTGGAGAGGATCCTGGAGGACTACAAGGCCATCCGGCAGGAGAACGCCGCCCTGGCTGCTAAAGTGAGGGAAGGCTGA